In Globicephala melas chromosome 20, mGloMel1.2, whole genome shotgun sequence, the genomic window AAGTGTATTTACCCAATCAAAGAATTTTGATTGCTCTCCTCTAATACCAGCTTCCCTTTATCCTCACACTGCTTCGTTCTCACACGTCTGGTCACTTCCCGGGTGTTCTGATTCTGCCCTCCTTCCTCGCAGGCATGGATGTTGTGAAGGTTGGGGGTCCTGTCTACAGGATTGGAGTCGGGGGCGGAGCTGCTTCGTCCGTGCAGGCAAGTGCAAATAGCTCAGGTGCCAACTCCATGACATCTCTGGGCCCCATGCATAGGTGGGGTGTGAGCTCCCAGCCCCCCTGAGCTGAGATGTGCCATCTGTCCTCCCAGGTGCAGGGAGACAACGCCAGCGACCTGGACTTCGGGGCTGTGCAGCGGGGAGACCCGGAGATGGAACAGAAGATGAACCGTGTGATCCGGGCTTGCGTGGAGGCCCCCAGAGGAAACCCCATCTGCAGCCTTCATGACCAGGGTGCCGGTGGCAATGGTGAGAGGAGGGGTTGGGACGGAGGACCAGGCCTACCTGGTCTCCTGCCAGGTTCAGTTTGGGGAGAGGTATCGCGGATCTGCAACCAACCAGCTAGCTCTGGGCCCCACTCTGCACCCACTACACGTTCTGGACGGACTCAGGGTTagttgctggagagggtgcagtaGCGGTTCAAACAGGGATGCACAGAATTAGGGGCTCCTTTGGAGGCTGGGAACGGCCTTTTGTTTGCCCGGTACTGACCAGGGCCAGATGAGAGCCTCTCCCGGAAACCCTCTCACCAGGCAACGTCCTGAAGGAGCTGAGTGACCCAGCTGGAGCCGTCATTTATACCAGCCGCTTCCAGGTGGGTCTCCTCCCTGAAGTCTGATTGTCTCCCTGCCCCTGTCAGTCCCAGCCGGCCCCACCCATCTGTCCCCCACTCCCAGCAAGAACATGAGACTGGGAGCACCCGCTGACCCTTCCCTTTCGTCCTCCCCCATGGATGTGCAGCTCGGGGACCCGACCCTGAACGCCCTGGAAATCTGGGGGGCTGAGTACCAGGAGTCAAATGCACTTCTGCTGAGGCCCCCCGACCGGGACTTCCTGAGTCGTGTCAGTGCCCGGGAACGCTGCCCAGTTTGCTTTGTGGGCACCATCACGGGAGACAGGAGGGTGAGTTGGCTCAGGGAGTCGGTAACAGATGCTGTGCGTGGGCTTGCCCAGGAGGGAGGGTGTCTCAGGAAAGAGACGAGAGCATGGGCGCCGTGGGGACCAGGGTGGGGCCGGGGGGCTCAACAGGAGAAGCCAAGTGGGGTGGACAGAGCACCTCTGCCCGGCTTTCCAGAAGTGTTTATTCCCTGCTGGTGGTCACAGTCTCGTTCTCTCTGGGCGGTGTCCCTGTGGTCTACAGATAGTGCTGGTGGACGATCGGGAGTGTCCTATGGGAAGAGATGGCCAGGGGGATGCCCCCCCAACACCTCCCCCGACGCCTGTGGACCTGGATCTGGACTGGGTGCTGGGCAAGATGCCCCGGAAGGTATGTGGGGGGCGGGAGGTTTCTCCTTCTCTGGCCCAGCCCTTCAGACCATCATCTGCCCTACACGTGCTTTGTCACCTGTGTGCCCAGCACCTCCCCAGGCGCTCACACCACTGTTGCCACCTGTGTTGCAGGAGTTCTTCCTCCAGAGGAGTCTCCCCATGCTGCGGCCCCTGGCCTTGCCCCCAGGGCTGAGCGTGCGCCAGGCCCTGGCATGGGTCCTCAGGCTGCCTGCGGTGGCCAGCAAGCGCTACCTCACCAGCAAGGTCTGCCCCGCACCCTTGCTCCGCCCTCTCAGCCCTCTGCGCCCTTCCCTCTGCTCGCCCAGCCCAGGGGATGGCTGTGGGAGCCCACCGGGCCCGAGGGGGAcgtggcaggggcagggcagcTACCCCGATGGCCTAAGCCCCTGCTGTCCACCCTGAGCCTTGTTGTGTCCAGGGTGAGCCAGGCCTCCTTCCACCCCCTTGTCCCTGTCCCTTGGCCTCTTGCTAACTCCACCTGGTTCCGCAGGTGGACCGCTCCGTGGGCGGCCTGGTGGCACAGCAGCAGTGTGTGGGACCCCTGCAGACCCCTCTGGCAGATGTGGCGGTGGTGGCACTGAGTCACCAGGAGCTCGTAGGGGCTGCCACAGCCCTGGGAGAGCAGCCCGTCAAGAGCCTGCTAGACCCCAAGGTTGCTGCCCGACTGGCTGTGGCTGAAGCCCTCACCAACCTGGTGTTTGCTCTGGTCACCGACCTCCGGGTGAGTCCCCTGCAGCTTCTGTCCTGGAGCCCCCGGCCTCTGGGACGCAGATGCGACCACCGCCTGCTCACCCCTCTGCCCGCAGCCTCTCCACACCGCCCTCCCTCCCTAACGCGAGTCTCTGCCGCTTCCCAGGACGTGAAATGCAGCGGGAACTGGATGTGGGCGGCCAAGCTCCCGGGGGAGGGTGCGGCTCTGGCCGACGCCTGTGGGGCTGTGGCAGCCGTGATGGCGGCCCTGGGTGTGGCAGTGGATGGTGGCAAGGACTCCCTCAGCATGGCTGCCCGGGTTGGCGCTGAGACCGTGCGGGCTCCTGGTGAGCTCTGGGCGCCCGAGGGCGAGGGGCGGGTCTGTGGGTCGGGCTGCGCCTCACTCTCCACTCCTTGCTCTGCAGGGTCGCTGGTCATCTCAGCCTATGCTGTCTGTCCAGACATTACAGCCACTGTGACCCCAGACCTCAAGTGTCCCGGAGGGAGAGGTACGGGTTCTTCCCTCTCCTCGGTGCACTGTGGATTCACAGCCTGGTCCTTTGTTTGGGGTCTGCTTCGTGAGTGCTGGGCCCCCTCGTTCAGCACTGGGGCATGGTGCCTTCTGGGGCTGGTGGTCTGGGTGCCTCACCACGTCCTGGGAACTTCAGTGAGCACGGCGGGAGGGCTTCTCCTGAGCCAGCCATCTCCCCTCACCACGCCCCTGTCTCCCCAGGCCACCTGCTCTACGTGCCTCTGAGTCCTGGGCGCCATCGGCTCGGGGGCACAGCTCTGGCCCAGTGCTTCTCCCAGCTCGGCGAGCAGCCTCCCGATCTGGACCTTCCCGAGAACTTGGTGCGAGCCTTCGGCATCACCCAGGGGCTGCTGAAAGGTGAGTGAGGCCCTGGAGGAGACGGTGCCTGTGGCTGACACGGGGCAGGCACTGGCCAGCTGAGCACGTGCTGGGGGGCGAAGAGGGGTCTGACGCCCTTCTCTCTGGTTCTCTGAGCGAGCCCACACTCTCGCCCCCGTCTTCTCCCAACTGCCCAGAAGGGGGGCGGGGCTGCCAGGTTTGGGTCCCAAGGCTGCCAAGCATTTTATTCCTTCCTCCAGACCGCCTCCTCTGCTCAGGCCACGATGTCAGTGACGGAGGTCTCATCACCTGCCTGCTAGAGATGGCCTTTGCTGGGAATTGTGGGATAGAGGTGGCCGTCCCTGCCCCTGGGGTCAATGGTGAGGAGCCTGAGGTCTAGGTTCCAGCCTGGGCTGCCTGCCCCATCCTGTGGACCGTCCCCATGTCCTATTAAAGAGTAGAGTGTCCCCAACTCCTTTTCCCCTGAGTCCCTtgctatcttttctgaccactgaGTCAGGTGGCACCTCTGAAACCTCCTGCAGACCCTGAGGCCACATCCTTGGTCCTGCTTTCCCAGGCCTCACCCCATCCCTGACCCCTGCCTTTGTTCCTTTAGCCATAGCCCCCTGACTCCACCTCTGAGTCCCTGGCAATACCCTAGTCACCTTGACCCCTCTGTTACTCTCCCAGCGCTGCCTGTACTGTTCGCTGAGGAGCCAGGCTTGGTGCTGGAGGTGCAAGAGCCAGACCTGGCCCAAGTACTGACACGTTACCGGGAGGCTGGCCTCCACTGCCTGGAGCTGGGCCGCACGGGCAGCGCCGGGCCCCATGCCACGGTGAGGAAGTGAGGAATGGCAGGCCTGCAGAGGGAAGGTCGTGGTTTGCCTCTGCCAGCCTTGGAGGGGGCCCAACGTGGACATCTTTGCTCTCAGCCCCTGAAAGATCTGCCCCCGTCTCTAGGTCCGGGTATCAGTGAATGGGGCTGTCGTTCTGGAGGAGCCCGTTGGGCAGCTACGAGCCCTCTGGGAGGAGACCAGTTTCCAGCTGGATCGGCTGCAGGCAGAGCCCCACTGTGTGGCCCAGGAAGAAGGAGGGCTGAGGGAGCGGACGGGGCCCACCTActgcctgccccccaccttccccacaGCTTCCGTGCCTCATGAGCCTGGTGAGGAAACGTGTAGTGGCTTGGCTGCCTGGGCACTTTGGGGAGGAGCCCAAGGCTTGGATGCGGGGCCTGCCCTGGACAAGGTGTCTGGGGCGCTGGGGTGCGGAAGTAACCCTCTGGCACAAGGACACTCCTCCCCCCAGGTGGCCCCGCCCCCCGCGTTGCCATCTTTCGAGAAGAAGGCAGTAACGGAGACCGGGAGATGGCCGATGCCTTCCACTTGGCTGGGTTTGAGGTGAGCAGCTTGCCCGGCAGAGCCGGGGCTGGGCTTTGGGCCATGGGCCCTCTGACACttgccctccccctcctgccaGGTGTGGGACGTGACCATGCAGGACCTCTGCTCTGGAGCAGTCAGGCTGGACACGTTCCAAGGCATGGCCTTCGTGGGCGGCTTCAGCTACGCGGACGTCCTGGGCTCTGCCAAAGGTGGGTGTGC contains:
- the PFAS gene encoding phosphoribosylformylglycinamidine synthase isoform X2 encodes the protein MSSVLHFYVRPSGHERAASEYTQRKLQGELPELQGVKTELCYNVNWTAESSPSAEEMKKLTWLFGCPLLLDDVAQESWLLPGPTDLLLEVGPRLNFSTPTSSNIVSVCQAAGLGAVDRVEPTRRYLLSFAHPPSAELEAVALATLHDRMTEQHFPCPIQSFSLGCTPAPLGGPIDILAEGRSALEKANQELGLALDSWDLDFYTKRFQELQRNPSTVEAFDLAQSNSEHSRHWFFKGRLHVDGQELAHSLFESIMSTQASSHPNNVLKFCDNSSAIQGKEVQFLRPEDPSRPSCFRQRQGLRHVVFTAETHNFPTGVAPFSGATTGTGGRIRDVQCTGRGAHVVAGTAGYCFGNLHIPGYSMPWEDPSFQYPGNFARPLEIAIEASNGASDYGNKFGEPVLAGFARSLGLQLPDGQRREWIKPIMFSGGIGCMEAEHVSKEPPEPGMDVVKVGGPVYRIGVGGGAASSVQVQGDNASDLDFGAVQRGDPEMEQKMNRVIRACVEAPRGNPICSLHDQGAGGNGNVLKELSDPAGAVIYTSRFQLGDPTLNALEIWGAEYQESNALLLRPPDRDFLSRVSARERCPVCFVGTITGDRRIVLVDDRECPMGRDGQGDAPPTPPPTPVDLDLDWVLGKMPRKEFFLQRSLPMLRPLALPPGLSVRQALAWVLRLPAVASKRYLTSKVDRSVGGLVAQQQCVGPLQTPLADVAVVALSHQELVGAATALGEQPVKSLLDPKVAARLAVAEALTNLVFALVTDLRDVKCSGNWMWAAKLPGEGAALADACGAVAAVMAALGVAVDGGKDSLSMAARVGAETVRAPGSLVISAYAVCPDITATVTPDLKCPGGRGHLLYVPLSPGRHRLGGTALAQCFSQLGEQPPDLDLPENLVRAFGITQGLLKDRLLCSGHDVSDGGLITCLLEMAFAGNCGIEVAVPAPGVNALPVLFAEEPGLVLEVQEPDLAQVLTRYREAGLHCLELGRTGSAGPHATVRVSVNGAVVLEEPVGQLRALWEETSFQLDRLQAEPHCVAQEEGGLRERTGPTYCLPPTFPTASVPHEPGGPAPRVAIFREEGSNGDREMADAFHLAGFEVWDVTMQDLCSGAVRLDTFQGMAFVGGFSYADVLGSAKGWAAAVTFNPQAGAELRRFRQRPDTFSLGVCNGCQLLALLGWVGGSPGDEAAEMGHESWPARPGLLLRHNQSGRFESRWASVRVGPGPALMLRGMEGAVLPVWSAHGEGYMAFSSPELQAQIEARGLAPLRWADDDGNPTEQYPLNPNGSPGGMAGICSPDGRHLALMPHPERSVRPWQWAWRPPPFDTMTTSPWLQLFINARNWTREGGC
- the PFAS gene encoding phosphoribosylformylglycinamidine synthase isoform X1, giving the protein MNKSNAAERSNKQRTPTEMSSVLHFYVRPSGHERAASEYTQRKLQGELPELQGVKTELCYNVNWTAESSPSAEEMKKLTWLFGCPLLLDDVAQESWLLPGPTDLLLEVGPRLNFSTPTSSNIVSVCQAAGLGAVDRVEPTRRYLLSFAHPPSAELEAVALATLHDRMTEQHFPCPIQSFSLGCTPAPLGGPIDILAEGRSALEKANQELGLALDSWDLDFYTKRFQELQRNPSTVEAFDLAQSNSEHSRHWFFKGRLHVDGQELAHSLFESIMSTQASSHPNNVLKFCDNSSAIQGKEVQFLRPEDPSRPSCFRQRQGLRHVVFTAETHNFPTGVAPFSGATTGTGGRIRDVQCTGRGAHVVAGTAGYCFGNLHIPGYSMPWEDPSFQYPGNFARPLEIAIEASNGASDYGNKFGEPVLAGFARSLGLQLPDGQRREWIKPIMFSGGIGCMEAEHVSKEPPEPGMDVVKVGGPVYRIGVGGGAASSVQVQGDNASDLDFGAVQRGDPEMEQKMNRVIRACVEAPRGNPICSLHDQGAGGNGNVLKELSDPAGAVIYTSRFQLGDPTLNALEIWGAEYQESNALLLRPPDRDFLSRVSARERCPVCFVGTITGDRRIVLVDDRECPMGRDGQGDAPPTPPPTPVDLDLDWVLGKMPRKEFFLQRSLPMLRPLALPPGLSVRQALAWVLRLPAVASKRYLTSKVDRSVGGLVAQQQCVGPLQTPLADVAVVALSHQELVGAATALGEQPVKSLLDPKVAARLAVAEALTNLVFALVTDLRDVKCSGNWMWAAKLPGEGAALADACGAVAAVMAALGVAVDGGKDSLSMAARVGAETVRAPGSLVISAYAVCPDITATVTPDLKCPGGRGHLLYVPLSPGRHRLGGTALAQCFSQLGEQPPDLDLPENLVRAFGITQGLLKDRLLCSGHDVSDGGLITCLLEMAFAGNCGIEVAVPAPGVNALPVLFAEEPGLVLEVQEPDLAQVLTRYREAGLHCLELGRTGSAGPHATVRVSVNGAVVLEEPVGQLRALWEETSFQLDRLQAEPHCVAQEEGGLRERTGPTYCLPPTFPTASVPHEPGGPAPRVAIFREEGSNGDREMADAFHLAGFEVWDVTMQDLCSGAVRLDTFQGMAFVGGFSYADVLGSAKGWAAAVTFNPQAGAELRRFRQRPDTFSLGVCNGCQLLALLGWVGGSPGDEAAEMGHESWPARPGLLLRHNQSGRFESRWASVRVGPGPALMLRGMEGAVLPVWSAHGEGYMAFSSPELQAQIEARGLAPLRWADDDGNPTEQYPLNPNGSPGGMAGICSPDGRHLALMPHPERSVRPWQWAWRPPPFDTMTTSPWLQLFINARNWTREGGC
- the PFAS gene encoding phosphoribosylformylglycinamidine synthase isoform X4, yielding MTHVSTLPFPPHVTPCSEHSRHWFFKGRLHVDGQELAHSLFESIMSTQASSHPNNVLKFCDNSSAIQGKEVQFLRPEDPSRPSCFRQRQGLRHVVFTAETHNFPTGVAPFSGATTGTGGRIRDVQCTGRGAHVVAGTAGYCFGNLHIPGYSMPWEDPSFQYPGNFARPLEIAIEASNGASDYGNKFGEPVLAGFARSLGLQLPDGQRREWIKPIMFSGGIGCMEAEHVSKEPPEPGMDVVKVGGPVYRIGVGGGAASSVQVQGDNASDLDFGAVQRGDPEMEQKMNRVIRACVEAPRGNPICSLHDQGAGGNGNVLKELSDPAGAVIYTSRFQLGDPTLNALEIWGAEYQESNALLLRPPDRDFLSRVSARERCPVCFVGTITGDRRIVLVDDRECPMGRDGQGDAPPTPPPTPVDLDLDWVLGKMPRKEFFLQRSLPMLRPLALPPGLSVRQALAWVLRLPAVASKRYLTSKVDRSVGGLVAQQQCVGPLQTPLADVAVVALSHQELVGAATALGEQPVKSLLDPKVAARLAVAEALTNLVFALVTDLRDVKCSGNWMWAAKLPGEGAALADACGAVAAVMAALGVAVDGGKDSLSMAARVGAETVRAPGSLVISAYAVCPDITATVTPDLKCPGGRGHLLYVPLSPGRHRLGGTALAQCFSQLGEQPPDLDLPENLVRAFGITQGLLKDRLLCSGHDVSDGGLITCLLEMAFAGNCGIEVAVPAPGVNALPVLFAEEPGLVLEVQEPDLAQVLTRYREAGLHCLELGRTGSAGPHATVRVSVNGAVVLEEPVGQLRALWEETSFQLDRLQAEPHCVAQEEGGLRERTGPTYCLPPTFPTASVPHEPGGPAPRVAIFREEGSNGDREMADAFHLAGFEVWDVTMQDLCSGAVRLDTFQGMAFVGGFSYADVLGSAKGWAAAVTFNPQAGAELRRFRQRPDTFSLGVCNGCQLLALLGWVGGSPGDEAAEMGHESWPARPGLLLRHNQSGRFESRWASVRVGPGPALMLRGMEGAVLPVWSAHGEGYMAFSSPELQAQIEARGLAPLRWADDDGNPTEQYPLNPNGSPGGMAGICSPDGRHLALMPHPERSVRPWQWAWRPPPFDTMTTSPWLQLFINARNWTREGGC
- the PFAS gene encoding phosphoribosylformylglycinamidine synthase isoform X5, which translates into the protein MSTQASSHPNNVLKFCDNSSAIQGKEVQFLRPEDPSRPSCFRQRQGLRHVVFTAETHNFPTGVAPFSGATTGTGGRIRDVQCTGRGAHVVAGTAGYCFGNLHIPGYSMPWEDPSFQYPGNFARPLEIAIEASNGASDYGNKFGEPVLAGFARSLGLQLPDGQRREWIKPIMFSGGIGCMEAEHVSKEPPEPGMDVVKVGGPVYRIGVGGGAASSVQVQGDNASDLDFGAVQRGDPEMEQKMNRVIRACVEAPRGNPICSLHDQGAGGNGNVLKELSDPAGAVIYTSRFQLGDPTLNALEIWGAEYQESNALLLRPPDRDFLSRVSARERCPVCFVGTITGDRRIVLVDDRECPMGRDGQGDAPPTPPPTPVDLDLDWVLGKMPRKEFFLQRSLPMLRPLALPPGLSVRQALAWVLRLPAVASKRYLTSKVDRSVGGLVAQQQCVGPLQTPLADVAVVALSHQELVGAATALGEQPVKSLLDPKVAARLAVAEALTNLVFALVTDLRDVKCSGNWMWAAKLPGEGAALADACGAVAAVMAALGVAVDGGKDSLSMAARVGAETVRAPGSLVISAYAVCPDITATVTPDLKCPGGRGHLLYVPLSPGRHRLGGTALAQCFSQLGEQPPDLDLPENLVRAFGITQGLLKDRLLCSGHDVSDGGLITCLLEMAFAGNCGIEVAVPAPGVNALPVLFAEEPGLVLEVQEPDLAQVLTRYREAGLHCLELGRTGSAGPHATVRVSVNGAVVLEEPVGQLRALWEETSFQLDRLQAEPHCVAQEEGGLRERTGPTYCLPPTFPTASVPHEPGGPAPRVAIFREEGSNGDREMADAFHLAGFEVWDVTMQDLCSGAVRLDTFQGMAFVGGFSYADVLGSAKGWAAAVTFNPQAGAELRRFRQRPDTFSLGVCNGCQLLALLGWVGGSPGDEAAEMGHESWPARPGLLLRHNQSGRFESRWASVRVGPGPALMLRGMEGAVLPVWSAHGEGYMAFSSPELQAQIEARGLAPLRWADDDGNPTEQYPLNPNGSPGGMAGICSPDGRHLALMPHPERSVRPWQWAWRPPPFDTMTTSPWLQLFINARNWTREGGC
- the PFAS gene encoding phosphoribosylformylglycinamidine synthase isoform X3 — protein: MTEQHFPCPIQSFSLGCTPAPLGGPIDILAEGRSALEKANQELGLALDSWDLDFYTKRFQELQRNPSTVEAFDLAQSNSEHSRHWFFKGRLHVDGQELAHSLFESIMSTQASSHPNNVLKFCDNSSAIQGKEVQFLRPEDPSRPSCFRQRQGLRHVVFTAETHNFPTGVAPFSGATTGTGGRIRDVQCTGRGAHVVAGTAGYCFGNLHIPGYSMPWEDPSFQYPGNFARPLEIAIEASNGASDYGNKFGEPVLAGFARSLGLQLPDGQRREWIKPIMFSGGIGCMEAEHVSKEPPEPGMDVVKVGGPVYRIGVGGGAASSVQVQGDNASDLDFGAVQRGDPEMEQKMNRVIRACVEAPRGNPICSLHDQGAGGNGNVLKELSDPAGAVIYTSRFQLGDPTLNALEIWGAEYQESNALLLRPPDRDFLSRVSARERCPVCFVGTITGDRRIVLVDDRECPMGRDGQGDAPPTPPPTPVDLDLDWVLGKMPRKEFFLQRSLPMLRPLALPPGLSVRQALAWVLRLPAVASKRYLTSKVDRSVGGLVAQQQCVGPLQTPLADVAVVALSHQELVGAATALGEQPVKSLLDPKVAARLAVAEALTNLVFALVTDLRDVKCSGNWMWAAKLPGEGAALADACGAVAAVMAALGVAVDGGKDSLSMAARVGAETVRAPGSLVISAYAVCPDITATVTPDLKCPGGRGHLLYVPLSPGRHRLGGTALAQCFSQLGEQPPDLDLPENLVRAFGITQGLLKDRLLCSGHDVSDGGLITCLLEMAFAGNCGIEVAVPAPGVNALPVLFAEEPGLVLEVQEPDLAQVLTRYREAGLHCLELGRTGSAGPHATVRVSVNGAVVLEEPVGQLRALWEETSFQLDRLQAEPHCVAQEEGGLRERTGPTYCLPPTFPTASVPHEPGGPAPRVAIFREEGSNGDREMADAFHLAGFEVWDVTMQDLCSGAVRLDTFQGMAFVGGFSYADVLGSAKGWAAAVTFNPQAGAELRRFRQRPDTFSLGVCNGCQLLALLGWVGGSPGDEAAEMGHESWPARPGLLLRHNQSGRFESRWASVRVGPGPALMLRGMEGAVLPVWSAHGEGYMAFSSPELQAQIEARGLAPLRWADDDGNPTEQYPLNPNGSPGGMAGICSPDGRHLALMPHPERSVRPWQWAWRPPPFDTMTTSPWLQLFINARNWTREGGC